From the genome of Eucalyptus grandis isolate ANBG69807.140 chromosome 2, ASM1654582v1, whole genome shotgun sequence, one region includes:
- the LOC104434207 gene encoding bidirectional sugar transporter SWEET14 — translation MATHHVPTVAFAFGILGNIVSLMTFLAPLPTFYGIYKSKSTQEVQSIPRVLSLLSAMLLLYYGLVKKDVLHITINGIGCVIETAYVAAYLIYASKNDKVLTLKLFLIMNVLGYGVVLSTTFFLSKGAKRAWIIGWICMTFSLRVFVAPLCILKKVIKTRSVELMPITLSIFLTLGAIVWFFYGFLLKDFFIAVPNVLGFVLGVIQMVLYAIYKKNANTVEVERNSQQQEPREEIIDVMKLSAAACPENKPVLPTQLKDVLKDGVGEDEQIVEMPSETIKA, via the exons ATGGCCACACACCACGTACCCACAGTGGCTTTTGCTTTCGGCATTCT tGGCAACATCGTTTCCCTCATGACCTTTCTTGCTCCTCT GCCCACTTTCTATGGAATTTACAAGAGCAAATCGACACAAGAAGTTCAGTCAATTCCACGCGTGTTGTCGCTCTTGAGTGCAATGCTTCTACTATACTACGGACTAGTTAAGAAGGATGTGCTCCACATCACCATCAATGGAATTGGCTGTGTTATCGAGACTGCTTATGTGGCTGCTTACCTCATCTATGCCTCGAAGAATGATAAG GTGTTGACCTTGAAGCTTTTCCTCATCATGAACGTATTGGGGTATGGTGTGGTACTCTCCACCACTTTCTTCCTATCAAAAGGAGCAAAGCGTGCATGGATTATTGGATGGATTTGCATGACATTCTCTCTACGCGTATTTGTCGCTCCACTTTGCATACTG aaaaaagtcataaaaaccAGGAGTGTGGAGTTGATGCCAATAACTCTATCAATCTTCCTCACATTGGGTGCAATCGTGTGGTTCTTCTATGGCTTTCTCCTTAAAGACTTCTTCATTGCT GTGCCAAACGTGTTAGGATTTGTATTGGGAGTAATTCAGATGGTACTTTACGCAATATACAAGAAGAACGCAAACACAGTGGAAGTGGAGCGTAATTCCCAGCAGCAGGAACCAAGGGAAGAGATCATTGACGTCATGAAGCTGAGCGCAGCCGCGTGTCCAGAAAATAAACCAGTGTTACCTACACAATTGAAGGACGTCCTCAAAGATGGCGTCGGCGAAGATGAACAAATCGTCGAGATGCCTTCCGAGACAATCAAGGCATGA